A stretch of the Neofelis nebulosa isolate mNeoNeb1 chromosome 1, mNeoNeb1.pri, whole genome shotgun sequence genome encodes the following:
- the HAND1 gene encoding heart- and neural crest derivatives-expressed protein 1 isoform X1 translates to MNLVGSYAHHHHHHHHHHPHPTHPMLHEPFLFGPASRCHQERPYFQSWLLSPADAAPDFPAGGPPPTAAAATAAYGPDARPGQSPARLEALGGRLGRRKGSGPKKERRRTESINSAFAELRECIPNVPADTKLSKIKTLRLATSYIAYLMDVLAKDAQAGDPEAFKAELKKADGGRESKRKRELQHEGFLPALGPGEKRIKGRTGWPQQVWALELNQ, encoded by the exons ATGAACCTCGTGGGCAGCTACgcacaccatcaccaccatcaccaccatcaccacccacACCCAACGCACCCCATGCTACACGAACCCTTCCTCTTCGGCCCGGCCTCGCGCTGTCACCAGGAGCGGCCCTACTTCCAGAGCTGGCTGCTGAGCCCCGCTGACGCTGCCCCAGACTTCCCCGCCGGCGGGCCACCGCCCACAGCCGCGGCGGCCACCGCTGCCTACGGTCCGGACGCCAGGCCCGGCCAGAGCCCCGCGCGGCTGGAGGCGCTCGGCGGCCGGCTGGGCCGGCGGAAAGGCTCGGGACCCAAGAAGGAGCGGAGGCGCACGGAGAGCATTAACAGCGCGTTCGCAGAGCTGCGCGAGTGCATCCCCAACGTGCCTGCCGACACCAAGCTCTCCAAGATCAAGACACTGCGCCTGGCCACCAGCTACATCGCCTATCTGATGGACGTGCTGGCCAAGGACGCTCAGGCCGGCGACCCCGAAGCCTTCAAGGCCGAACTCAAGAAGGCGGATGGCGGCCGCGAGAGCAAGCGGAAAAGGGAGCTG CAACACGAAGGCTTTCTTCCTGCCCTGGGCCCAGGAGAGAAGAGGATTAAAGGGCGCACAGGCTGGCCGCAGCAAGTCTGGGCGCTGGAGTTAAACCAGTGA
- the HAND1 gene encoding heart- and neural crest derivatives-expressed protein 1 isoform X2, whose translation MNLVGSYAHHHHHHHHHHPHPTHPMLHEPFLFGPASRCHQERPYFQSWLLSPADAAPDFPAGGPPPTAAAATAAYGPDARPGQSPARLEALGGRLGRRKGSGPKKERRRTESINSAFAELRECIPNVPADTKLSKIKTLRLATSYIAYLMDVLAKDAQAGDPEAFKAELKKADGGRESKRKRELQQHEGFLPALGPGEKRIKGRTGWPQQVWALELNQ comes from the exons ATGAACCTCGTGGGCAGCTACgcacaccatcaccaccatcaccaccatcaccacccacACCCAACGCACCCCATGCTACACGAACCCTTCCTCTTCGGCCCGGCCTCGCGCTGTCACCAGGAGCGGCCCTACTTCCAGAGCTGGCTGCTGAGCCCCGCTGACGCTGCCCCAGACTTCCCCGCCGGCGGGCCACCGCCCACAGCCGCGGCGGCCACCGCTGCCTACGGTCCGGACGCCAGGCCCGGCCAGAGCCCCGCGCGGCTGGAGGCGCTCGGCGGCCGGCTGGGCCGGCGGAAAGGCTCGGGACCCAAGAAGGAGCGGAGGCGCACGGAGAGCATTAACAGCGCGTTCGCAGAGCTGCGCGAGTGCATCCCCAACGTGCCTGCCGACACCAAGCTCTCCAAGATCAAGACACTGCGCCTGGCCACCAGCTACATCGCCTATCTGATGGACGTGCTGGCCAAGGACGCTCAGGCCGGCGACCCCGAAGCCTTCAAGGCCGAACTCAAGAAGGCGGATGGCGGCCGCGAGAGCAAGCGGAAAAGGGAGCTG CAGCAACACGAAGGCTTTCTTCCTGCCCTGGGCCCAGGAGAGAAGAGGATTAAAGGGCGCACAGGCTGGCCGCAGCAAGTCTGGGCGCTGGAGTTAAACCAGTGA